A single Salvelinus namaycush isolate Seneca unplaced genomic scaffold, SaNama_1.0 Scaffold2816, whole genome shotgun sequence DNA region contains:
- the LOC120039584 gene encoding 2-aminoethanethiol dioxygenase-like, producing MPRDNKKSLIQKIASQANITFKDFNASAIGANKVLLDNREDLITLLTEVRAADLKLKPNGSHSEHNPPVTYMHICETESFSMGVFLLNSGASIPLHDHPGMNGMLKVLYGKVSIRCFDLLDKPSDQVQSETQFEPPLLPFQKDSLRRAVLRSTMWFTHDSSPCILTPQRENLHQIDTVDGPAAFLDILAPPYDSDDGRDCHYYKVLQTVPDADSKVEAQQQCEEETWLLEIGQPDGFWCEGEPYPGPKVSF from the coding sequence ATGCCACGGGATAACAAGAAGTCTCTCATTCAGAAAATAGCCAGCCAAGCCAATATTACATTTAAAGATTTCAATGCATCCGCAATTGGGGCCAACAAAGTATTATTGGACAACCGGGAGGATCTAATCACCCTGCTGACGGAAGTCAGGGCTGCAGACCTGAAGCTGAAACCGAACGGCTCACATTCCGAACACAACCCACCTGTCACGTACATGCACATCTGCGAGACGGAGTCGTTCAGTATGGGGGTGTTTCTACTGAACAGCGGGGCTTCCATCCCGCTCCACGACCACCCCGGTATGAACGGGATGCTCAAGGTTCTATACGGGAAAGTCAGTATCAGGTGTTTTGacctgttggataaaccttcggACCAGGTGCAGAGTGAGACCCAGTTCGAGCCGCCGCTGCTGCCGTTCCAGAAGGACTCTCTGCGGCGGGCTGTGCTCCGATCCACCATGTGGTTCACCCATGACAGTAGTCCGTGTATCTTAACCCCGCAGAGGGAGAACCTGCATCAGATCGACACGGTGGATGGACCGGCTGCCTTCCTCGACATCCTGGCACCTCCGTATGACTCTGACGACGGGAGGGATTGTCATTATTATAAAGTCCTACAGACTGTTCCCGACGCAGACAGTAAGGTAGAGGCGCAGCAGCAGTGTGAGGAAGAGACGTGGTTACTAGAGATAGGCCAGCCTGATGGCTTCTGGTGTGAGGGTGAACCATACCCAGGGCCCAAGGTCTCCTTCTGA